A window from Carassius gibelio isolate Cgi1373 ecotype wild population from Czech Republic chromosome B3, carGib1.2-hapl.c, whole genome shotgun sequence encodes these proteins:
- the LOC127953424 gene encoding E3 SUMO-protein ligase ZBED1-like encodes MLNLPRHKLIHDVTTLLDKDLKLSVKNVTMLNDSEQKLAEELIQVLTPLKTVTTLMSSETTPTISMIHPLKEMILKSMSPGDQDSATVKEAKAAIINDLAMRYTDPNLHDYLQIATALDPRFKSLPYLDEDSRDKLYRNIINEILEHEQQGLVENPVPSTDEHNPSSPPPKKTAMSEVFGELFKTEEQQGKPFPQIIEEEVTTYKLADSIHVDADPFIWWKTNERKFPHVAKAAQKHLCVPGTSVASERIFSTAGDIVSAKRSRLAAENVDRLIFLQKNLKIQE; translated from the exons ATGTTAAACTTGCCCAGACACAAGTTAATTCATGATGTCACAACCTTACTGGACAAAGATCTGAAGCTGTCTGTCAAGAACGTAACCATGTTGAATGACAGTGAACAGAAACTTGCAGAAGAACTGATTCAGGTCCTCACACCACTGAAAACAGTGACAACTCTCATGAGCAGTGAAACAACCCCCACTATATCAATGATCCATCCTCTGAAAGAGATGATTCTCAAATCCATGTCACCAGGAGACCAGGACAGTGCGACAGTCAAAGAAGCCAAAGCAGCCATTATAAATGACCTGGCAATGAGGTATACTGACCCCAATCTTCATGATTACCTCCAAATTGCCACAGCCCTTGACCCCAGGTTTAAATCCCTGCCTTACCTTGATGAAGACTCTCGCGATAAGCTCTACAGGAATATCATCAATGAAATTCTGGAGCATGAACAGCAG GGTCTAGTGGAGAATCCTGTGCCCTCCACAGATGAACACAATCCATCCTCTCCCCCTCCCAAGAAGACAGCAATGTCAGAGGTATTTGGGGAGCTTTTCAAAACTGAGGAACAGCAGGGTAAGCCATTTCCCCAGATCATTGAGGAGGAAGTCACCACATACAAGTTAGCAGACAGTATTCATGTGGATGCTGATCCATTCATATGGTGGAAAACAAATGAACGCAAGTTCCCCCATGTAGCAAAAGCTGCACAAAAACACCTCTGTGTCCCAGGAACCTCTGTTGCGAGTGAGAGAATTTTCTCCACTGCCGGGGACATTGTAAGTGCAAAACGCTCTCGCCTTGCTGCAGAGAATGTTGACAGGCTTATCTTTTTACAGAAGAACCTCAAAATCCAAGAATAG